AAAAACCCCTGCAAAGTGGATACTTATAGGGGTTCGGATTAAATATATAGTTTAGGCTTCGAACTTCCAGCAGGGGACTTTTTCTTTGGGCGCCGTACCTCGGCTTCTTCTTCAATAGCCACTTCTTTCTTCACTTTCCTTTTTTTCTTAGGCTCCTTTACGTCTGTTTCCTCTAGATCTGCCTCTAGTTCGTCTTCTTCGTTCTTTGCATCCCCTGAAGGAGATTCATCAGCCGATAGGTCCTTGAAACCGCGGTAAAGCTTCCACAGTGCTGGCAGGTTCTTTACCATCGGGCCATATTGCTGGATCATCGGACCGAATTGCTGGGCTGCATTCAGGACCTGTTGTGTATTGGAAAGAAAAGAGCTGATATTGCCTGGATTAAGTAAATTTCCGATGGTGGATGCCCCCGCTGCCGCACCTGGTCCACGTTCGAATCCAGGGGCGGCTCCTCTTGAATCGCCTCTGCTGAATTGTTCAAGAATGCCTCCTTGCTGATTACCTCTATCACCTTTCTTTAATAATTTCGCAAGGAGTCCGCCACCGCGTCCTTTTCTTCTGCCTCCGGGCATTCCTTGCATATTCATGGGGGCGGGGCCCTGTTCACCCATGAATCCGTTCATCTGCTGACCTATCTGAAATGGAGGAGCAGATGGTGATCTCATTCCGAACGGGTTTCTCATTTCACCCGGCTGCCTCAACCCGAATGGGCTTCTTCCTCCTTGTCGGGGCATCATTCCAAA
This Bacillus sp. Marseille-Q1617 DNA region includes the following protein-coding sequences:
- the vrrA gene encoding VrrA/YqfQ family protein, which produces MPPRGRMRMQNQQQGNPFGMMPRQGGRSPFGLRQPGEMRNPFGMRSPSAPPFQIGQQMNGFMGEQGPAPMNMQGMPGGRRKGRGGGLLAKLLKKGDRGNQQGGILEQFSRGDSRGAAPGFERGPGAAAGASTIGNLLNPGNISSFLSNTQQVLNAAQQFGPMIQQYGPMVKNLPALWKLYRGFKDLSADESPSGDAKNEEDELEADLEETDVKEPKKKRKVKKEVAIEEEAEVRRPKKKSPAGSSKPKLYI